The following are encoded together in the bacterium genome:
- the waaF gene encoding lipopolysaccharide heptosyltransferase II translates to MTDPAAPARRPPPSPAPARILIKEVNWLGDLVMTLPALRALRRAFPRAALAVLVKEELASFFDGTRWIDEVLGYRVRRGLAGFADRRRIVADIRRNRFDLAILLPRSFEAALWARLGRVPKRVGYVADRRGPLLTHPAVRGAAVLQQHQVQDYLHLLHATLGIVGDPAECGIDVDPRHRASMDGWLAAHRRRRGPLLALAPAAAYGPAKEWPAARWSALADRLADRHGGECVLVGAPGERARCAQIAAGTRQGALVAAGETSIGQMVALLARCQGFVGNDSGAAHVAGALGIPTVALFGSTNPQRTAPLGPRTRVVYHHLDCSPCMERTCRFGHYDCLRRIEVPEVEHALLALGALPGRP, encoded by the coding sequence GTGACCGACCCGGCGGCGCCCGCCCGCCGGCCGCCGCCGTCGCCGGCGCCGGCCCGCATCCTGATCAAGGAGGTCAACTGGCTCGGCGACCTGGTGATGACGCTGCCGGCGCTGCGCGCCCTGCGACGCGCCTTTCCGCGCGCCGCGCTCGCGGTGCTGGTCAAGGAGGAGCTGGCGAGCTTCTTCGACGGCACGCGCTGGATCGACGAGGTGCTCGGCTACCGCGTCCGCCGCGGGCTCGCCGGGTTCGCCGACCGGCGCCGCATCGTGGCCGACATCCGTCGCAACCGCTTCGACCTGGCGATCCTTCTGCCGCGCAGCTTCGAGGCGGCGCTGTGGGCGCGGCTGGGGCGCGTGCCGAAGCGCGTCGGCTACGTCGCCGATCGCCGCGGCCCGCTGCTGACGCACCCGGCGGTGCGCGGCGCGGCGGTGTTGCAGCAGCACCAGGTGCAGGACTACCTGCACCTGCTGCACGCCACGCTCGGCATCGTCGGCGATCCGGCGGAGTGCGGCATCGACGTCGACCCGCGCCATCGCGCCAGCATGGACGGCTGGCTGGCGGCCCACCGCCGGCGGCGCGGCCCGCTGTTGGCGCTCGCTCCGGCCGCCGCCTACGGTCCGGCGAAGGAATGGCCGGCGGCGCGCTGGAGCGCGCTCGCCGACCGCCTGGCGGATCGCCACGGCGGCGAATGCGTGCTGGTGGGCGCGCCCGGCGAGCGCGCGCGCTGCGCGCAGATCGCCGCCGGCACGCGCCAGGGGGCGCTGGTCGCCGCCGGCGAGACCAGCATCGGTCAGATGGTCGCCCTGCTGGCGCGCTGCCAGGGATTCGTCGGCAACGACTCCGGCGCCGCGCACGTCGCCGGCGCCCTCGGCATTCCGACCGTGGCGCTCTTCGGCTCGACCAACCCGCAGCGCACGGCGCCGCTCGGCCCGCGCACCCGCGTCGTCTACCACCACCTCGACTGCAGCCCGTGCATGGAACGCACCTGCCGATTCGGCCACTACGACTGCCTGCGGCGGATCGAGGTGCCGGAGGTCGAGCACGCGCTGCTCGCGCTCGGGGCGCTGCCGGGCAGACCGTGA
- a CDS encoding HupE/UreJ family protein produces the protein MSSIRRAALLLLLVAAPAAAHERTVSYSTWEIAPPRIRVTARLAALDVSRLPWAAAAGPDVNTRLGLYLSQRLTARSDGAPCAVSRPPQRLTAAPDQVVFDWELTCPEGTALQVRSDLLRAEAPSHLHFARLRFADGAALERVLSAGAETWTVAAAGGPAPLADSFLSIVSLGIEHILTGYDHLVFLLGLILLGGRLGDVVRIVTGFTIAHSLTLALAVFGVARPPRGAIEALIGLSIALVATENLWLAGGRRRAVRWAVVLVLLALAALAASGRGAVPALTLLGLALFAGCYFALLATLDRPAPLRAAVAFLFGLVHGFGFAGVLLEAQLPSERLAVTLFGFNLGVELGQVACVLLLWPLLQYAWRIGDGRLQRPIIEYGSFAILTAGVFLFVQRAYG, from the coding sequence GTGAGCTCCATCCGCCGCGCCGCGCTGCTCCTGCTGCTGGTCGCCGCGCCCGCCGCCGCGCACGAGCGGACGGTCTCGTATTCGACGTGGGAGATCGCGCCGCCGCGGATCCGCGTCACCGCGCGCCTCGCCGCCCTCGACGTCTCCCGGCTGCCCTGGGCGGCGGCGGCCGGCCCGGACGTCAACACCCGCCTCGGTCTGTACCTGTCGCAGAGGCTGACCGCGCGCAGCGACGGCGCGCCCTGCGCGGTGTCGCGACCGCCACAGCGCCTCACCGCGGCGCCCGACCAGGTGGTCTTCGACTGGGAGCTCACCTGTCCGGAGGGTACGGCGCTGCAAGTGCGCAGCGACCTGCTGCGCGCCGAGGCGCCGTCGCATCTCCACTTCGCCCGCCTGCGCTTCGCCGACGGCGCGGCGCTCGAGCGCGTGCTCTCCGCCGGCGCCGAGACCTGGACGGTCGCCGCCGCCGGCGGCCCGGCGCCGCTCGCCGATTCGTTCCTGTCGATCGTCTCGCTCGGCATCGAACACATTCTCACCGGCTACGATCACCTCGTCTTCCTGCTCGGCCTGATCCTGCTCGGCGGCCGTCTGGGCGACGTCGTCCGCATCGTCACCGGCTTCACCATCGCCCACAGCCTGACGCTGGCGCTCGCCGTGTTCGGCGTCGCCCGCCCTCCGCGCGGCGCGATCGAGGCGCTGATCGGCCTGTCGATCGCGCTCGTCGCCACCGAGAACCTGTGGCTCGCCGGCGGCCGCCGCCGCGCCGTGCGCTGGGCGGTCGTGCTGGTCCTGCTCGCTCTCGCCGCGCTCGCCGCCAGTGGCCGCGGCGCCGTGCCGGCGCTCACGCTACTCGGCCTGGCCCTCTTCGCCGGCTGCTACTTCGCGCTGCTGGCGACCCTCGACCGCCCGGCGCCGCTGCGCGCCGCCGTCGCCTTCCTGTTCGGCCTCGTCCATGGCTTCGGCTTCGCCGGCGTGCTGCTCGAGGCGCAACTGCCGAGCGAGCGCCTCGCCGTCACGCTGTTCGGGTTCAACCTCGGCGTCGAGCTCGGCCAGGTCGCCTGCGTGCTCCTGCTCTGGCCCCTGCTCCAGTACGCCTGGCGCATCGGCGACGGCCGCCTGCAGCGCCCGATCATCGAGTACGGCTCCTTCGCGATCCTCACCGCCGGCGTCTTCCTCTTCGTGCAGCGCGCCTACGGCTGA
- a CDS encoding peptidyl-prolyl cis-trans isomerase, translating to MTKTGPRRPTALLAAGAVLGALLAAAGLTASGGTSLPPDVVALVNQSPIRTEDYVRMCEAVAGDRRAPLEAADKQRVLDRLIEEELLVQRGLTLDLPRLDRRVRADLTQTVIDGIASQASERQPSDAELRAFFDAHRDVFAGPGRLRVRQVFIRVTTPSDPAALARADQAAQRLRAGESIDAVQAALGDPPLAPLPDAALPPGKLRDYLGPTALRTALELDVGEVSDPVRSGTGYHVLQVAERQADSAPAFEDVRPQVAAEFQRQASEQALRSYLDELRAGAAITLREPLP from the coding sequence ATGACGAAGACCGGTCCACGCCGCCCGACGGCGCTGCTCGCCGCCGGCGCGGTGCTCGGCGCCCTGCTGGCGGCGGCGGGGCTCACCGCCTCCGGCGGCACGTCCCTGCCGCCCGACGTGGTGGCGTTGGTCAACCAATCGCCGATCCGCACCGAGGATTACGTCCGCATGTGCGAAGCCGTCGCCGGCGATCGCCGGGCGCCGCTCGAGGCGGCGGACAAGCAGCGCGTGCTGGACCGGCTGATCGAGGAGGAGCTGCTGGTGCAGCGCGGACTGACGCTCGATCTGCCGCGCCTCGACCGTCGCGTGCGCGCCGACCTGACGCAGACGGTGATCGACGGCATCGCCAGCCAGGCGAGCGAGCGCCAGCCGAGCGACGCGGAGCTGCGGGCCTTCTTCGACGCCCACCGCGACGTCTTCGCCGGCCCCGGCCGCCTGCGCGTGCGCCAGGTCTTCATCCGCGTCACCACCCCGAGCGACCCGGCGGCGCTGGCGCGGGCCGACCAGGCGGCGCAGCGCCTGCGCGCCGGCGAGTCGATCGACGCCGTGCAGGCGGCCCTCGGCGACCCGCCGCTGGCGCCGCTGCCGGATGCGGCGCTGCCGCCGGGCAAGCTCCGCGACTACCTCGGTCCGACCGCGCTGCGCACCGCCCTCGAGCTGGACGTCGGCGAGGTCAGCGACCCGGTGCGCTCCGGCACCGGCTATCACGTCCTGCAGGTCGCCGAACGCCAGGCCGACAGCGCGCCGGCGTTCGAGGACGTGCGGCCGCAGGTGGCGGCCGAATTCCAGCGCCAGGCCAGCGAGCAGGCGCTGCGCAGCTATCTCGATGAGCTGCGCGCCGGCGCCGCGATCACGCTCCGCGAGCCGCTGCCGTGA
- a CDS encoding OmpA family protein → MPKSVCQWLSGAAVLLVASAAWAQLAQDITDAVKDGVPVVGLDVGAALPISSFRSSGDPGGSVSPWVGWQIGSGAGFTITPVLQAQYAGFTKSSSNNDAPSFTSLGGGARAALNDEAAEIYFGAGGNYYWATSGPLDNGGGFNLNGGVNYEFWRGTALGIFARYDQVSVNSTPSDDLTKFMTTGLEVRHRFLPEPPPPPPPPPAPVAAAPAPPVKKKIVLRGVNFDFDKANIRADAVPILEEAAKTLKEESELTVSVNGYTDSVGTEAYNLRLSERRADAVRAYLEKLGVAGSRLTARGFGKSNPVASNETAEGRAQNRRVELIVNP, encoded by the coding sequence ATGCCGAAGAGCGTCTGCCAGTGGCTGAGTGGGGCCGCCGTGCTGCTCGTCGCCTCGGCGGCCTGGGCGCAGCTCGCGCAGGACATCACCGATGCGGTGAAGGACGGCGTTCCGGTCGTCGGACTGGACGTCGGCGCGGCGCTGCCGATTTCATCCTTCCGCAGCTCCGGCGATCCCGGCGGCTCCGTGTCGCCCTGGGTGGGATGGCAGATCGGCAGCGGCGCCGGTTTCACGATCACGCCGGTCCTGCAGGCGCAGTACGCCGGCTTCACCAAGAGCTCGTCGAACAACGACGCCCCGAGCTTCACCTCGCTCGGCGGCGGCGCCCGCGCGGCGCTGAACGACGAGGCGGCCGAGATCTACTTCGGCGCCGGCGGCAACTATTACTGGGCGACCAGCGGGCCGCTCGACAACGGCGGCGGCTTCAACCTCAACGGCGGCGTCAACTACGAATTCTGGCGCGGCACGGCGCTCGGCATCTTCGCTCGCTACGACCAGGTGTCGGTCAACTCGACGCCCAGCGACGACCTGACCAAGTTCATGACCACCGGCCTGGAGGTGCGGCATCGGTTCCTCCCCGAACCGCCACCGCCCCCACCACCGCCACCCGCTCCGGTCGCGGCGGCCCCGGCCCCGCCGGTGAAGAAGAAGATCGTGCTGCGCGGCGTCAATTTCGACTTCGACAAGGCGAACATCCGCGCCGACGCGGTGCCGATCCTCGAAGAGGCCGCGAAGACCCTCAAGGAGGAGAGCGAGCTCACGGTGTCGGTCAACGGGTACACCGACAGCGTCGGCACCGAGGCGTACAACCTCCGCCTCTCGGAGCGCCGCGCCGACGCGGTGAGAGCATACCTGGAGAAGCTGGGCGTCGCTGGCTCGCGCCTCACCGCCAGGGGCTTCGGCAAGTCCAACCCGGTGGCGAGCAACGAGACCGCCGAGGGCCGGGCGCAGAACCGCCGCGTCGAGCTGATCGTCAATCCCTGA
- a CDS encoding alkaline phosphatase D family protein, with protein MSFRAHLPIEVLPPPGTGATLPRREFLRLLSAALGGIAALSVLPARRAFAGAVPAPIFPDGIKSGDPKPGSGVIWTRVAPLRDGPATVLWSVAEDAAMQQVVAGGMVSADPARGHTVTVPVRRLRPDRWYHYQFEHEGVASPVGRLRTAPAVGTRPDRLRYAFASCQQRNDSYYVAHRAIAAEGVDFLLHLGDYVYVSDGGTLTLDDYRGVYRRFHSNPLLQELQAAVPLVAVWDDGEFYNGVDATGPAERLAAARTAWFEHMPVRRPRNDRVFRTVRWGRLAELHVLDTRQYRDPEVPANTRFGDIIDAQDTALPPGEQMFAPGRTTLGARQKRWLKRNLTRRRATWQLIGSSYDMAPWKLVDRDTPELRAMDPMLQRNGGIYVSNEAWDDYQAERRELMEHIDRHSVANVVVTSGHTHFYKASEIMPDFDDPTSPITAVEFVTGSLTADPDPRTIAPEALLHVAEAIMLGANAPYLKQVDLLHQGYGLVDITPEETIVDFRVLDTFDPDATASTFARFRVVTGRPGIEQVL; from the coding sequence ATGTCGTTTCGCGCCCATCTGCCGATCGAGGTCCTGCCACCGCCGGGCACCGGCGCCACCCTGCCGCGGCGTGAGTTCCTGCGCCTGCTGAGCGCCGCGCTGGGCGGAATCGCGGCGCTGTCCGTGTTGCCGGCGCGCCGCGCCTTCGCCGGCGCGGTGCCGGCGCCGATCTTCCCCGACGGCATCAAGTCGGGCGATCCGAAGCCCGGGAGCGGGGTGATCTGGACGCGCGTCGCGCCGCTACGGGACGGTCCGGCGACCGTCCTGTGGTCGGTGGCGGAGGACGCCGCGATGCAACAAGTGGTCGCCGGCGGCATGGTGAGCGCCGACCCGGCACGCGGCCACACCGTGACCGTCCCGGTGCGCCGCCTGCGCCCGGATCGCTGGTACCACTACCAGTTCGAGCACGAAGGCGTGGCGTCGCCGGTGGGGCGGCTGCGCACCGCGCCGGCGGTCGGCACGCGACCGGATCGGCTGCGCTACGCCTTCGCGAGCTGCCAGCAGCGCAACGACTCGTACTACGTCGCGCACCGCGCCATCGCCGCCGAGGGCGTCGACTTCCTGCTCCACTTGGGCGACTACGTTTACGTGAGCGACGGCGGCACGCTGACGCTCGATGACTACCGCGGCGTCTACCGCCGCTTCCACTCCAATCCCCTGCTCCAGGAGTTGCAGGCCGCCGTGCCGCTGGTGGCGGTCTGGGACGACGGCGAGTTCTACAACGGCGTCGACGCCACTGGCCCGGCGGAACGCCTCGCCGCGGCGCGCACGGCCTGGTTCGAGCACATGCCGGTGCGGCGGCCCCGCAACGACCGCGTCTTTCGTACCGTCCGCTGGGGACGGCTCGCCGAGCTGCACGTCCTCGACACGCGCCAGTACCGCGACCCCGAGGTGCCGGCGAACACTCGCTTCGGCGACATCATCGACGCCCAAGACACGGCGCTGCCGCCGGGCGAGCAGATGTTCGCGCCGGGCCGCACGACGCTCGGCGCGCGCCAGAAGCGCTGGCTGAAGCGCAACCTCACGCGGCGCCGCGCCACCTGGCAGCTTATCGGCAGCAGCTACGACATGGCGCCGTGGAAGCTCGTCGATCGCGACACCCCCGAGCTGCGCGCCATGGATCCGATGCTGCAGCGCAACGGCGGCATCTACGTCTCGAACGAGGCGTGGGACGACTACCAGGCTGAGCGCCGCGAGTTGATGGAGCACATCGACCGCCACAGCGTCGCCAACGTCGTGGTGACCAGCGGCCACACCCATTTCTACAAGGCGAGCGAGATCATGCCCGACTTCGACGACCCGACGTCGCCGATCACCGCCGTCGAGTTCGTCACCGGCTCCCTCACCGCCGATCCCGACCCACGCACCATCGCGCCGGAGGCGCTGCTGCACGTCGCGGAAGCCATCATGCTCGGCGCCAACGCGCCGTATCTCAAGCAGGTCGATCTGCTGCACCAAGGCTATGGGCTGGTCGACATCACGCCCGAGGAGACGATCGTCGACTTCCGCGTCCTCGACACCTTCGATCCCGACGCCACCGCCAGCACATTCGCCCGCTTCCGCGTGGTCACCGGCCGGCCCGGCATCGAACAGGTGCTGTGA
- a CDS encoding AMP-binding protein, with amino-acid sequence MTLRPTALAPEQIRRRHAAGEWGDEPLGACFARTCRAHGARVALIDGDRRLTFADWDRRSAAVAQGLRRLGVERGDVVAYQLPNWWEAAVLFLAAARIGAVVNPLLPMFRERELAFTLRQSAARVLAIPGELRGCDHPALIARLRADAPALRTVLVVRAPAPDGTQPFADLLADAPAPSVAVDPDGLLMLMYTSGTTADPKGVLHTHNTLLAEVRSLERVHALTPADRTLMPSPLTHISGVIHAILTPALLGTSVVLMERWDAVAALSLIAAERISYMVGAPTFLQDLSDRAPAGGTSLRLFSCGGAPVSTELVRRARVALGCVAKRVYGSTEFPTITTTDVTDAETMGGVSEGRVIAPAELRIVDDRGRPLPPGGEGEVQARGPECCVGYADPALNADAFTADGWFRTGDLGAVDAAGYLRISGRLKEIVIRKGEKFSLAELEAAIARHPAVAEVCVVALPDSRTGERACAVVLPRAGAVLTLAELARFLLAAGLAKPKLPEQLELVDALPRTDSGKIHRAAVRARWAG; translated from the coding sequence ATGACGCTCCGCCCCACAGCCCTCGCGCCGGAACAGATCCGGCGCCGCCACGCCGCCGGCGAGTGGGGCGACGAGCCCCTCGGCGCCTGCTTCGCGCGCACCTGCCGCGCCCATGGCGCGCGCGTGGCGCTGATCGATGGCGACCGCCGCCTGACCTTTGCCGACTGGGATCGCCGGTCGGCCGCGGTCGCGCAGGGGCTGCGACGCCTGGGCGTGGAGCGCGGCGACGTGGTCGCCTACCAACTGCCGAACTGGTGGGAGGCCGCGGTTCTGTTCCTCGCCGCGGCGCGCATCGGCGCGGTCGTGAATCCGCTCCTGCCGATGTTCCGCGAGCGCGAGCTGGCTTTCACCCTCCGCCAGTCGGCCGCCCGCGTGCTCGCCATCCCCGGCGAGCTCCGCGGCTGCGACCATCCGGCGCTGATCGCACGCCTGCGCGCCGACGCCCCGGCGCTGCGCACGGTGCTGGTCGTTCGCGCGCCCGCGCCGGACGGGACGCAGCCGTTCGCCGATCTCCTCGCCGACGCGCCGGCGCCGTCGGTCGCCGTCGATCCCGACGGGTTGCTGATGCTGATGTACACCTCCGGCACCACCGCCGATCCCAAGGGCGTGCTGCACACCCACAACACGCTGCTCGCCGAGGTGCGCAGCCTCGAGCGCGTGCACGCCCTCACGCCCGCGGATCGGACCCTGATGCCGTCCCCCCTCACCCACATCTCGGGGGTGATCCACGCCATCCTGACGCCGGCGCTGCTCGGCACCAGCGTCGTGCTGATGGAGCGCTGGGATGCCGTGGCCGCTCTGTCGCTGATCGCCGCCGAGCGGATCAGCTACATGGTCGGCGCGCCGACGTTCCTCCAGGACCTCAGCGACCGCGCCCCCGCCGGCGGCACCTCGCTGCGCCTGTTCTCGTGCGGCGGCGCGCCGGTATCCACCGAGCTGGTCCGCCGCGCCCGCGTCGCGCTCGGCTGCGTCGCCAAACGCGTCTACGGCTCGACGGAGTTTCCGACCATCACCACCACCGACGTGACCGATGCCGAGACCATGGGGGGCGTCAGCGAGGGGCGCGTCATCGCTCCCGCCGAGCTGCGCATCGTCGACGACCGTGGCCGCCCCCTGCCACCCGGCGGCGAGGGCGAAGTGCAGGCGCGCGGTCCGGAGTGCTGCGTCGGCTACGCCGATCCCGCCCTCAACGCCGATGCCTTCACCGCCGACGGGTGGTTCCGCACCGGCGATCTCGGCGCGGTCGACGCCGCCGGCTACCTGCGCATCAGCGGTCGGCTCAAGGAGATCGTCATCCGCAAGGGCGAGAAGTTCAGCCTCGCGGAGCTGGAGGCCGCGATCGCGCGCCATCCCGCCGTCGCCGAGGTGTGCGTCGTCGCGCTCCCGGATTCGCGGACCGGCGAGCGCGCCTGCGCCGTCGTGCTCCCCCGCGCCGGCGCCGTGCTCACCCTCGCCGAGCTCGCGCGGTTCCTCCTCGCCGCGGGGCTCGCCAAACCGAAGCTGCCCGAGCAGCTCGAGCTCGTCGACGCCCTGCCGCGCACCGACAGCGGCAAGATCCATCGCGCCGCCGTGCGGGCGCGTTGGGCCGGGTGA
- a CDS encoding MMPL family transporter yields the protein MLPRHFIEAYLRFLLRYRIPVAVVVSVITGFFIWFIGAQLTIFTNFFDLYPPKHPYIEVYQKYRKMFGTSNVLLMTVEAKDGDLFSDPDVIKTVDRITIDLLHKVPGVNGEQVMSITHPKIKTTLTTGAGLKTVPLTYPRLPEDKEDLEFFRRKVDTTEGVRGFLVSQDDKATQIIAGFWEEYFDLGGMWKQVQEIVAREEAGGKVKIYVSGPPVLFAYFGDAVHVMVWYLIGTLALMILLLVFYFGTVQGVIIPTFSALLSAIWGLGFAGLFGYSLDPLVIVVFVLITARTLSHSVQSMERYHEEYFRCHDKHTAIMRSYISLYAPAMVSIIADGLAIMTIAVATIPLMQKLAFVSAFWIISIFISVVTLHPIILSFVRPPKTHNTNSAFNRMANAVGRRLVTLAIGNMRYAVVALFVATMVFGVYFAHQLRTGDTSPGMALLYPDHPYNVASAKANHYFVGNSPLVIIAEGKKPGAIKDAATLNQLDLFQRYMEQGEGAGGSVTATTMLKTIFRVFHEGDPKWEMLPTRNDHVGQLFFMVTAGTRRGELDRFFSPDYTNATITVFYKNYDHETIKGAIERAKEYIATHARPEDSVRYRLAGGLFGILAAQIEEVDWSYEVNVPLIFLVVFLLSYLTYWSVLGALIVMLPSIVAQPLSEAVMYLVGIDFNINSLPVAAIGIGIGIDYGYYVLSRIVEEYEVTRDFDEANRRTLTTTGEAVMFTGLTITTSMVLWLFHPLKFEAQMAFLLMMLMVFHAIGALVFIPAMVSLLRPRFATQRADQRADLAVEA from the coding sequence GTGCTGCCGAGACACTTCATTGAAGCGTATCTCCGCTTCCTGCTCCGCTACCGGATTCCGGTCGCGGTGGTGGTGTCCGTCATCACCGGCTTCTTCATCTGGTTCATCGGCGCCCAACTGACGATCTTCACCAACTTCTTCGACCTCTACCCGCCGAAACATCCCTACATCGAGGTCTACCAGAAGTACCGCAAGATGTTCGGCACCTCGAACGTCCTGCTGATGACGGTCGAGGCCAAGGACGGCGACCTGTTCTCCGATCCCGACGTCATCAAGACCGTCGACCGCATCACCATCGACCTCCTGCACAAGGTGCCGGGCGTGAACGGCGAGCAGGTGATGTCGATCACGCACCCGAAGATCAAGACCACGCTGACCACCGGCGCCGGGCTGAAGACCGTGCCGCTGACCTATCCGCGGCTGCCGGAGGACAAGGAAGATCTCGAGTTCTTCCGCCGCAAGGTCGATACCACCGAGGGCGTGCGCGGCTTCCTCGTCTCGCAGGACGACAAGGCGACGCAGATCATCGCCGGCTTCTGGGAGGAGTACTTCGACCTCGGCGGCATGTGGAAGCAGGTGCAGGAGATCGTCGCCCGCGAGGAAGCGGGCGGCAAGGTGAAGATCTACGTCTCCGGTCCGCCGGTGCTCTTCGCCTACTTCGGCGACGCCGTGCACGTCATGGTGTGGTACCTGATCGGCACGCTGGCGCTGATGATCCTGCTGCTGGTGTTCTACTTCGGCACCGTCCAGGGCGTGATCATCCCCACCTTCTCCGCCCTGCTCAGCGCCATCTGGGGCCTCGGGTTCGCCGGCCTGTTCGGCTACAGCCTGGACCCGCTGGTCATCGTCGTCTTCGTGCTCATCACCGCCCGCACCCTGAGCCACTCGGTGCAGTCGATGGAGCGGTACCACGAGGAGTACTTCCGCTGCCACGACAAGCACACGGCGATCATGCGCTCCTACATCAGCCTGTACGCGCCGGCGATGGTGTCGATCATCGCCGACGGCCTGGCGATCATGACCATCGCCGTGGCGACGATCCCGCTGATGCAGAAGCTCGCCTTCGTGTCGGCGTTCTGGATCATCTCGATCTTCATCAGCGTCGTCACCCTGCACCCGATCATCCTGAGCTTCGTGCGGCCGCCGAAGACCCACAACACCAACAGCGCCTTCAACCGCATGGCCAACGCCGTGGGCCGCCGCCTGGTGACCCTGGCGATCGGCAACATGCGCTACGCCGTGGTGGCGCTGTTCGTCGCCACCATGGTCTTCGGCGTCTACTTCGCGCACCAATTGCGGACCGGCGACACCTCGCCGGGCATGGCGCTGCTGTATCCGGATCACCCGTACAACGTCGCCTCCGCCAAGGCGAACCACTACTTCGTCGGCAACAGCCCGCTGGTCATCATCGCCGAGGGCAAGAAGCCGGGCGCCATCAAGGACGCGGCGACGCTGAACCAGCTCGACCTCTTCCAGCGCTACATGGAGCAGGGCGAGGGGGCCGGCGGATCCGTCACCGCGACCACCATGCTGAAGACCATCTTCCGCGTCTTCCACGAGGGCGACCCGAAGTGGGAGATGTTGCCGACGCGCAACGATCACGTCGGCCAGCTCTTCTTCATGGTCACCGCCGGCACGCGCCGCGGCGAGCTCGATCGCTTCTTCTCGCCCGACTACACCAACGCGACGATCACCGTCTTCTACAAGAACTACGACCACGAGACGATCAAGGGTGCGATCGAACGCGCCAAGGAGTACATCGCCACGCACGCGCGGCCCGAGGACAGCGTCCGGTACCGCCTGGCCGGAGGCCTCTTCGGCATCCTCGCGGCGCAGATCGAGGAGGTGGACTGGTCGTACGAAGTGAACGTGCCGCTGATCTTCCTCGTCGTCTTCCTGCTCAGCTACCTGACCTACTGGTCGGTGCTCGGCGCGCTCATCGTGATGCTGCCGTCGATCGTCGCCCAGCCGCTGTCGGAAGCGGTGATGTACCTCGTGGGCATCGACTTCAACATCAACTCGCTGCCGGTCGCGGCGATCGGCATCGGCATCGGCATCGACTACGGCTATTACGTGCTCAGCCGCATCGTCGAGGAGTACGAGGTGACGCGCGATTTCGACGAAGCCAACCGCCGCACCCTCACCACCACCGGCGAAGCGGTGATGTTCACCGGCCTCACCATCACCACCAGCATGGTGCTGTGGCTCTTCCACCCGTTGAAGTTCGAGGCGCAGATGGCGTTCCTGCTGATGATGCTGATGGTGTTCCACGCCATTGGCGCGCTCGTCTTCATCCCGGCGATGGTCTCGCTGCTGCGGCCGCGCTTCGCGACCCAGCGCGCCGACCAGCGGGCCGATCTGGCCGTCGAGGCCTGA
- a CDS encoding acyl-CoA dehydrogenase family protein, with amino-acid sequence MDFRLTAAEDAFRDDVRRWLAVALPRFLAVPAQREPRTAAERIAASKAWQRTLHDGGWAGITWPRAHGGRGASIVEHLIFNEECAAAGAPDSINLAVALGLAGPTIMACGTPQQQARFLPRILGGDDIWCQGFSEPNAGSDLAGLRTRGVLEGDVIAVTGQKIWTSFAQYADWCILVVRTDPSAGRHRGLTFLLVDMKSPGITIRPLVEMTGEAWFNEVFFDDVKVPRANVVGEIHKGWDVVLTTLAHERGGSAPHARLRRELHGLLDLARRRPRDGVAAARDPRTRQDLAQLAVEVQIAKLTAYRNVTVIQRTGRPGPEGSILKLFWSELEQRLMETACAVLGPHASLAGDEPRGVDANVWTRELLWTRSATIYAGTSEVQRNIIAQRVLGLPRA; translated from the coding sequence ATGGACTTCCGGCTGACCGCCGCCGAGGATGCCTTCCGCGACGACGTGCGGCGCTGGCTGGCCGTCGCGCTGCCGCGCTTCCTCGCGGTGCCGGCGCAGCGCGAGCCGCGCACCGCGGCCGAGCGCATCGCCGCCTCGAAGGCCTGGCAGCGGACGCTGCACGACGGCGGCTGGGCGGGCATCACCTGGCCGCGGGCGCACGGCGGACGCGGCGCCAGCATCGTCGAGCACCTGATCTTCAACGAGGAGTGCGCCGCCGCCGGCGCGCCGGACAGCATCAACCTGGCGGTGGCCCTCGGGCTCGCCGGGCCGACGATCATGGCCTGCGGCACCCCGCAGCAGCAGGCGCGGTTCCTGCCGCGCATCCTGGGCGGCGACGACATCTGGTGCCAGGGTTTCTCGGAACCGAACGCCGGCTCCGATCTCGCCGGCCTGCGCACCCGCGGCGTGCTCGAGGGCGACGTCATCGCCGTCACCGGGCAGAAGATCTGGACCAGCTTCGCCCAGTACGCCGACTGGTGCATCCTCGTCGTCCGCACGGATCCGAGCGCCGGCAGGCACCGCGGCCTCACCTTCCTGCTGGTCGACATGAAGAGCCCCGGCATCACCATCCGGCCGCTGGTCGAGATGACCGGCGAGGCGTGGTTCAACGAGGTGTTCTTCGACGACGTGAAGGTGCCGCGCGCGAACGTCGTCGGCGAGATCCACAAGGGGTGGGACGTCGTCCTCACCACCCTCGCCCACGAGCGCGGCGGCTCGGCGCCGCACGCGCGCCTGCGGCGCGAGCTCCACGGCCTGCTGGACCTCGCCCGTCGCCGGCCGCGCGACGGCGTCGCCGCGGCGCGCGATCCGCGCACCCGCCAGGATCTGGCGCAGCTCGCGGTCGAGGTCCAGATCGCCAAGCTGACCGCCTACCGCAACGTCACCGTCATCCAGCGCACCGGCAGGCCCGGTCCCGAGGGGTCGATCCTGAAGCTCTTCTGGAGCGAGCTCGAGCAACGCCTGATGGAGACGGCCTGCGCCGTACTCGGCCCGCATGCCTCGCTCGCCGGCGATGAACCGCGCGGCGTCGACGCCAACGTCTGGACCCGCGAGCTGTTGTGGACCCGCTCGGCGACGATCTATGCCGGGACGTCCGAGGTGCAGCGCAACATCATCGCGCAGCGAGTGTTGGGGTTGCCGCGAGCCTGA